The following coding sequences lie in one Arachis stenosperma cultivar V10309 chromosome 5, arast.V10309.gnm1.PFL2, whole genome shotgun sequence genomic window:
- the LOC130980370 gene encoding probable E3 ubiquitin-protein ligase HIP1 — translation MCSVCDITGNNNQQGQGNRQNAAQGRMRIFTTPSSTSDTDTGGNNNSTLFFENFSSSAIVSQENRETSIMLPINNNNSATEIIHINDEEPDLESSFLEGNLNSFSSILPTMEQTNQDASNLLTLQRNLRINTANNNNRQDGVSLDLSLHQFGGDGSGSSSTMDVISGGAGGGGGGDGLLTSVLNNTSTRRIMPIKRTAPDYARREFTVGESSSAGGAGGGSVAQPMAAPKRRPTANENAALRISSSSNTCTCTPSPTCALHASANNNLSSSSREQPHETANNNNNPQNVVRVPSSLWPISEVQRALQSDSFQRVGGSNRESNNTRNNYPFSSPAGRGTITVTQNRGNSSSSSLFPGGSPSTRLLESLLQNAGTPSSGSGAGQNNTAGTTVGAVPAVQQLSNVARAWIRRLNAHDEALMRTSQSSTPDITPHRALRASPIAEMYNLPTYFADDSRRLRQEIRNAIDHLRNGGSVRLEELLILDYSIVLNLLDNIEEEEDDVPQQFYEYLGDGQRVTNPDLGLTETEVAICIGREIFQTVGEQPQNIDACGICQEDYVHGEELGRLDCAHRYHLSCIRQWLLIKNRCPICKKMALTIIDLEDDEDDDE, via the exons ATGTGTTCGGTTTGTGATATCACAGGAAATAATAATCAACAGGGTCAAGGGAACAGGCAAAACGCAGCACAAGGGAGAATGAGAATTTTCACTACTCCTTCATCAACTTCTGATACTGATACTGGTGGTAATAATAATTCGACactgttttttgaaaatttttcttcCTCAGCTATTGTCTCCCAAGAAAACAGAGAGACTTCAATTATGCTCCCAATTAACAATAACAATTCTGCTACTGAAATAATCCACATCAATGACGAAGAACCAGATCTTGAATCATCATTTTTAGAAGGCAATCTTAATTCTTTCTCTTCAATTTTACCAACAATGGAACAAACCAATCAAGATGCCTCAAATCTTTTAACATTACAAAGAAATTTGAGAATCAACACCGCCAACAACAACAACCGACAAGATGGTGTGTCACTTGATTTATCCTTACACCAGTTTGGCGGTGATGGCAGTGGCAGCTCTTCTACTATGGATGTCATCAGTGGCGGCgctggtggtggtggaggtggAGATGGTCTCTTGACGAGCGTTCTCAACAATACTTCTACTAGACGCATCATGCCTATCAAAAGAACTGCACCTGATTATGCTCGCCGAGAGTTTACGGTGGGTGAGAGCTCAAGTGCCGGTGGTGCTGGTGGTGGATCTGTTGCTCAACCTATGGCAGCCCCCAAGCGCCGCCCCACCGCTAATGAAAATGCGGCGCTGCGCATTTCATCATCATCTAATACCTGCACTTGTACCCCTTCTCCCACTTGCGCTCTCCATGCTTCTGCCAATAATAATCTTTCTTCATCTTCCAGGGAACAACCCCATGAAACTgctaacaacaacaacaaccccCAAAATGTTGTTCGTGTTCCTTCTAGTTTGTGGCCAATTTCTGAGGTGCAACGAGCTCTTCAGTCTGATAGCTTTCAA CGAGTTGGAGGAAGTAATAGAGAATCTAACAACACCAGAAACAACTATCCTTTTTCTTCTCCTGCTGGAAGGGGAACAATCACTGTGACTCAGAATCGTGgaaactcatcatcatcaagctTATTCCCCGGTGGGTCTCCTTCAACACGGCTACTTGAAAGCCTTTTACAAAACGCTGGTACCCCTTCTTCTGGATCTGGCGCTGGTCAGAATAATACAGCAGGTACTACCGTTGGAGCTGTTCCTGCAGTTCAGCAGCTGTCGAACGTTGCTCGTGCATGGATTCGAAGGCTGAACGCTCATGATGAGGCCTTGATGAGAACGTCACAATCTTCTACCCCTGATATTACTCCTCACAGGGCATTGCGAGCTTCTCCTATTGCTGAGATGTATAATTTGCCTACTTATTTTGCTGATGATTCAAGAAGGCTTAGACAAGAg ATCCGCAATGCCATTGATCATTTGCGTAATGGAGGTTCCGTCCGACTGGAG GAACTTTTAATTCTTGATTACTCCATTGTGCTGAACTTGCTTGACAACATTgaggaggaagaggatgatGTTCCGCAGCAGTTTTATGAG TATCTGGGAGACGGGCAGCGAGTGACCAACCCCGATTTAGGACTGACGGAAACCGAGGTTGCAATATGTATTGGACGGGAAATTTTCCAAACTGTTGGTGAGCAGCCTCAGAACATTGATGCATGCGGCATATGTCAG GAGGACTATGTTCACGGTGAAGAGCTTGGGAGATTGGATTGTGCGCACAGATATCACCTTTCTTGCATTAGGCAGTGGTTGCTCATCAAGAACAGATGCCCAATCTGCAAGAAAATGGCCCTCACCATCATAGACTTGGAGGACGACGAGGACGATGATGAGTGA